In the genome of Roseofilum casamattae BLCC-M143, the window TTTAGGAAGCCAAACGACGTAACATCAGGTGGGTCATGACAGCATAAATGGCTGCTTCACTCACTTCCGGTAACTTCTCATAATCTTTAGACAAACGGTAATATCGATTCCACCAGCCAAATGTTCGCTCGACGAGCCATCTCTTCGGCAAGGCCTCAAATTCTTTACTTTTACGCTTCACC includes:
- a CDS encoding transposase, with amino-acid sequence VAEGNSSERTLASYALCELVEEQPQVLEKVQVIWADSGYSGDKFALGVWLMTQARVEVVKRKSKEFEALPKRWLVERTFGWWNRYYRLSKDYEKLPEVSEAAIYAVMTHLMLRRLAS